DNA sequence from the Neomonachus schauinslandi chromosome 16, ASM220157v2, whole genome shotgun sequence genome:
TTTCTGTGGGACGTGGGGACAGAGGGTCCGGATACTCGAGGAGCCGGGATTGGAATCCCAGAACACCGGAATTATTTACTGGGAAATGAACTGCGCTCCAGAGTCTGGGCCCGGAGTCGGTGGAGTGGGGAAGGACCGTAGCTGCTAGGCCCTCTGCAGGGGAGAAAGCaaggacggggcacagacttcTGTTTCACCAGGACATAAGAGATTGGCAGCCCTAGTTGCTAGGTCCTCCAGTGGAGAGGAGCTAGGGCCGGCAGTCCCGGAGTCCTCTAGAGGGGAAAAGGTCGGGGATCTTCATTCTGGGTCTTCCGTTGGGGCGAGGACCGAGAGCTTCCTATGTTCCTGGGAGAGGAGGGGCCTGGGATCCCAGAATCCTGTGTATCTCAGTGGCGAGGGAGAAAGTCCAGGGGTCCGTTTGTCAGCGTGCCCCCCAGAGAGCAGGAGGCACTGGACCTTTGGAAATTGAGAGGTTCGAGCTGAGAGACCCCAGGGAGCAAAAGGAAAAGTGTGCTCCCTCGGGCACTTGGGGGTCTCCACGGGCGGACTGCAGGTTGGGGATTCTGGGACACACCTGCCCCTGGCCGGACCTCCGGGCAGAACCGGGGCCCTCCCCTTCCCAGCCGCACATTCCCGCGCCACGTGagtcctctcctccctcctccctgctgctcacTTCGCGCACGCGTGGTCacgcggagggggcggggcctggggaaCTAGAGGGCGCCCgtggcggcggggggcggggcgggaaaGCAGGCGCCCGCACGTGACTGGCCCTGAACCCGTGTCCTCAGCTGACCCCAGCTTGCTCGCTCTTAAAGGCACCGGCCggccctgccccttctcctgaACCAACCTCCCCAAAACCTCaatcatttctgcttttcttcccttaCTCGTCAGGGCCAGTAGCTCTTAAGCGGCTCACCTGAAGTCTTTTCAGTGCACtggatttcttttccctgaaCAGCTTGGGGTCTAGGCTTTGGTCAGGGATTCAGGCTAGATAATGGGAAAGGAGCTAACGCTGTGAATCTGAAGGCCTGAGGTTCCAGAAGCAATAGAGGAGGCTCGTGTGTTACTTGGGGTATGTCAGTTATAATTGGGCCTGTTTCCCTGTTATAAAAGTGGAATTGGTTCCATGATGTCTAAGCACGTTGCAGCTTAGAGAACCTTCGTATTTTATATTAGAGAGGTTGATCTCTGGCGGGCTTTGTAGTAGATCTCATAAGGGCCTTCCTTGTGGTCGAAGAGATACCTGAGCAGGGGGTAGCCTCTGggaaccctccctcccccaaagaaATACACACTCAAGCAGCACATTCTGTTTCCCCAAGGCCTGACCTCTCGGGACACACCCAGCCCGGTGGACCCAGACACCGTGGAGGTGCTGATGACATTTGAACCTGACCCAGCCGATTTAGCCCTGTCAAGCATTCCTGGCCACGAGACCTTTGACCCTCGGAGACATCGCTTCTCAGAGGAGGAGCTTAAGCCCCAGCCCATCATGAAGAAGGCCCGGAAGATCCAGGTGCCAGAGGAGCAGAAGGTGAGCACTGCCCGATGTAGGATGCAGGCATGGCCCTTACAGGTCCCACAGCAGGGGATGGCCCTTTCCTCACAGACAGGCCTGGGCTTCTCACCGCGGGTAGCTCTCAGGTTCTCTTAACCTGCAGCCAAGCATCAGTTGTCCATAGCCCTGGGGCGCAAAGACAGCCGAGGTTTGGGCTTGGGATTTACGAATATGGTGTCGCTGTGGAATGCAGACTCAGCCAGCCCTGCCAGACCCACCAGTACAGACTTGGTGCTTTGACCAGGCCCTGTTGCTACTAAGGACAGCATCCATTAACAGCAGTATCAGTCTGTTTCTTCAGAGCCGCTAGCCGGGCTGGGGCTGGTCCTTTGATCTCTGATTTGGGGCATCCTTCGGGGTGCTTGCATCTGCCTAGGATGCAGACTTTGCCAGCCCCTCTGGGCCTTGTTTTCTGGGCCTGGACTGCTCATTGGTAAGAGGTTTCAAGTTCCCATTAGCAACCAGAGCCACATTCTGATTTGGGGCagtgaccatttttttttttctagcagccTGCCTTTGCCAGTTCTGGGGTCTCCCCtggtaaggggtgcctgggctcCTCTCACCAGACTTCACCATAACTACCTGAAGCACTGAGGGCTGACCTGTAAACCCAGTCTAGACCAGTGGTTTCTCCTGTCACAGGGCCCGACTGGATTTACCCTAGTAAGCAGGAACTAGGCTTTAAtgaaatgggggtgggaggagagcatCTTTTGGAGCTCTGGGTGGTCCTTGTTACTGAGGAGTGATCCTCCTCCACAGTCAAATTCTAGGACTGGAGGACCCTAAAGAGTGGTGTGGGGAGGTCTCAGGATAGGCCCCTTTGCTACGGGACAGCTCTTCTAGCAGTCAGGACCTGTGGGGGAGAAGGCAGCTCTCTGGCCTCCTCCATTCAAGGCCAGAGGGTCAAAGACTGGCTGCAGTTATTGGGACCACCTGAATTGCTGGGGAAGGATGAGGTTGCCTTGACAACTAGGTCAAAAGGCCCCAGCTCTGGAAGGATTTATGGGACACAAAACCCCATCACTAGGGAGCCTAGGCTTTCCTTAGCAACCAGGATCTGAGAAGGTGGTGCATAAAGCAGTGCTTTTTACTGGGAGAAGCCCTCAGACCCTGAAGGCCCTGTTGCTAGGGAACAAGCATCCTTAGCAACCAGGGGCTAACTGTAGGCCCTTTGTCAAGCAAGGACTGGTGGGGTCTGCTTTGCACAGCGGAGACTTGAAGCCTAGTGCTTGGAGTGGGGAGAACTATCTCACACCTAGCTGTTGCTAGGGGCCTGCTCTCCTTAGCAACCAGACCCTTGGGTACCCATCCTGGGAGAGCCCTGGTATCCTTTGGGCCCCACTGCTGGGCAGGAAGCACCCCAGAGGGTCTCTTAGCTGCCCTCTGGTCCTTGAAGGCACAAGGAAAGCTGCTCCTCCTGGCCCTTCTGGCCCATAGTGCCTTCTCAAACCCCACCCTCAGGACGAGAAGTATTGGAGCCGGCGGTACAAGAATAACGAGGCAGCCAAGAGGTCCCGAGATGCCCGGCGGCTCAAGGAGAACCAGATATCGGTACGGGCGGCCTTCCTGGAGAAGGAGAACGCCCTGCTGCGGCAGGAAGTGGTGGCCGTGCGCCAGGAGCTGTCCCACTACCGCGCCGTGCTGTCCCGATACCAGGCCCAGCACGGAGCCCTGTGAGGCCGTCCCCCGCCCCTGCCCGGCGGCCTCGCTCAGACTTGCGCCCTGAGGCCCTCTTCCCTCCCCGCCCTGTGGCCCACCGGCCggccagctgggtgccccaggGACGTGATGATGcagataaatacatttatatttttaagaaaaagcgagcctcccccctccctcgcgggggcggggagggtcctCTGTGTGTGCCCCTACCACTTCGGggaccccatcctcccaccgcctCCGTTAACACATCCTGAATAAATCTTGAGAACCCCAGAGCCAGCTgttgtgggggaggaggcagctcCCTGGCCCCAGTTCAAGGCCCTCGGGTCACACTGGCCGCGGTCTGTGGGCAGGTCTGGGCTTCGGTCCATAAAACGCAGGAGCTCCTGGAAGCGCCTAGAATTGGATCCCTCCCACGGGCTGCCGGATGCAGAAGGGGCGACGGTCTGAGAGGAATGAAGCGACTGCCTTTATTGCATAGACCTTTTCAATTGCTTTGAAGATTGGGGTCAGGGGACGCACAAGAGACAGAAGACGGGAGAAATGAGTTTCCTCGTCCCCACcggcggggggggtgggaggaacaTTAGTGCAAATCCGAGCGTCGGCCCCGGGGAACCTGCCCCTCCTGGGCTGATTGGCCAGTTAAGTGGAGGCACCGGAGTGGGTAGGGCGAGACCGGGCCCTGACTGGCCAATTAACTAAGGCCTCCCCGGCCGGTACATGCCAGGTCCCGTCATTGGACAACGCGTAAGACAGTCTCCGCCCTCAGCGGACCTGGCCTCCCACGAGCCGGAAGCGAGGGTCTGGACCGAGCTCCGCCCTCATTAGTCAGGCACTACCCTTGGGGCCAGCCCGTTTGTCGGTGACCATGATGACCCCGACCCCCTGGAGTTCGGGCCACACTCCTTCCCACATTACCTCTGGTCCCCTGGGGGCCGGCGCAATCCTGAGACGGGGCAGGGGTCCCTGCGTGTGGGGCCTTCTCCCTAACTCTAGCAGCCAGGCCACGCCCCTAGGCCCCGCCCGCCTCCTCGGAAtgctggccccgcccccggcggACAGCAAGCTTCCTTAGGGTCAAGGCTCCTGGCCCGGGCGGCCCGGAGGCCCAGTGAGCAGGGTGCCGAGGCCTGGATGCACCTGCGCCTGCAGTGGCCCATACTCCACTTGCTCTCCGTCCACAGTGAGCACGCCGCGAGGCGTGAGAGGCTCGAGGCGAAAGGCACGGGCCGCGGCGTAGCCCAGCTGCGGGCAGCCCAGGCTGAAGTGGCTGCCTCGCTCCATGGCCAGAAAAAGGCGCAGCAGCGCCGCCCGCGAGATGCCACCGCGCACCCAGCAGAGGTGCACCAGGCCGTCGTCAAAGCGCGCATGGGGAGCTGCCACCAGGTCAGCCCCCAGGTGGCTGGGTGAGATGGCCAACATAAGCACAAAGTCCCCCTCCAGCGTCACCCACCCCGGGGGCAGTGGGGCGCCCAGAGGTGGGAGCAGGTGGTCAGGTGGGCCCCCGGTAGCGATGTCTCCCAGGGCatcaggggtgggaggtgggagcccagaggaggctggCATTTCTGGGACCCCCTCGGTGATGGGTGACAGTAGAGCCTTAGGGGAGCTAGGTGGTGAGGGCAGCAGGGGGTCTGGGGACAGTGGGgcatccccagccccaccccagtcCCCGACCAACTCTGGGCCCCCCCCATTGAGGGACAGGATGGGCAGGGGCTCAGGTGAGCCAGGGGAGGTCagggcaggctggggcaggggcagaggcagatcAGACACTGAGCGATGCAGGGGTGAGTGTGTCACAggtggggccggggccggggccggggccaggGTCAGTTCGGACTTGGCACGGGGCAGGccgtgggcaggggtgggggaggcaggttCCACAGCGGCAGGGAGGTAGGAGAGGCGTCCGCGGTAGGTGTGCAGGGTGGCAAGGCCCAGCACCGTGCCCAGTGTGAAGCGGGCACTGCCCAGGGCCCTGAAGCGCTCGCTCTGGATGTCCACGTCTGACACGAAGCCCCAGGCCACAGACAGGAAGGAGAAACAGCGGGAGCCCGAGGCCAGCGTCACAGAGAGCAGGTCCAGCGGGCGGCTGCCCCCCCCGGCAGAGGAGCAGCGAGCAGTTGAGCAGCAGGTCGACACCCAGGGCAGGTTCAAACCTTCACAGCCAGAGACAGACGGACAGGGAGGGAAAGAGTAAACAGGGTGGCGTGAGAGACCCAGAGCGCAGGGTGGCaggagaaagacacagaaaggtGGGGGTGCAGACAGCAGGGGGACCACATGGCCACCTCCGGATGGactcttcctactgagccaggTTCCCTGTCCGCTCTCTCATCCATAAGCATTCACTCAGTGCCGCCTGTGGGCCGGGCACGGTTCTGGGCACTAGGGAtacagctggggggaggggcggcgtGGGGAGCATCCCAGCCAAGACTGATGGACTTGACTGACCGTGGACTGCCCGGGGGAGATGTGCGGATAGACGTGCCAGGTTGCAGGAGGGCTCATCCCTCCCCTCACGGTAAGCAGGCTGGCGGAGGCGGGACCCCACCTACCCCCCGTGCTGGTTCACAGCTCCAGCCAGGGCGTTGCCTGAGCCACAAGGGAGGATGCCCACGGGTGTCTTCACAGCTTCTTCCCAGTCAGGGCGGTCTAGGAGTCCGTTCAGCACCTGCAGGGCGGGACACCGGCCACCTGGGTCCTGGTCCTAGCGCCAGGCTCGAGAGTCCCCCAGGGCTCAGGTAGGGTGCCCCTGCCCTACCTCGAAGAGCAGCCCGTCTCCCGAGACTGTGACAATGCCGTCCCACTCACTCAGGCTCAGCCCCTGAACCAGCTCCCGGGCGTGGTTCTGCCGTTCTAACGTGGGGGAACCAGGAGGTGAGCCAGGCTGTTCCACTCTGCCCCGCCACCACTCCCCAGCACTCAGAACTCGGGAGTCCTGGCACCCCCGGGCCCCTACTTCCATCCTGGCATGGCCCTTACCTGTCTGGATGAGGTTGAAGGACAGCCCGGCTTCAGAGATCATGGGCAGCACGTGGTTCTTACACCACTGCCAGGCCAGACCCCGCCCCCCGTAGGGATTGACCAATAGGAGCAATCGGGGTGGCCTTGGCAGCAGCTCCAGGGTTATTTCTGCAAAGAGAGGGGAAGGAGTCTACAGAGGCCCCAGACCCGGGCCCCTCACCTCAGAAGCCGGAACTGCAAACAGCCCCCAGTGGAGCTGCTGGAGGCCTGGCACAGTGGCCTGCTGGGAATTCAGTTTTTCTCCAGGGCTTCAGCTGCCCAGGTTCAGGTGTGCAGCCCTGCCCCGCTCTTGCAGGGGCCGAGACAAAGGCAGGGCTTGGTGTCTAATCCCAGTGCCCTTTGGACCCATGTGTGGGAAGAGGGAGACCTGTGGGTTCCACTTTATCCTCAAACACCTGGAATCCAGGATCAGGTTATGACACTGCAAGGCTCCCTCACTGTCACCATCCCTTAGGGCCCCCAACCAGCCAGTAGGATCCTGGAAGACCAAGGGAGGCTCACCAGATGCGGACCCTTGAACCTTTACCTTCCTGTGCCAACTGAGGAGCCTGGGTGGGGACCTCTGCCCAAAAGCCTTCTCtgactccccccctcccccacccggccTTAGGCTGGATTAGATGCCACCTCTGAGCTCCTGGCACGCTCTAGGGGACTTCTGTGAGTGCCTGTCACCCTGGGTGGTGACTAATCATGTCTCAGTCTGCTGCTCGCACCAGACGGGGAGCCTCTGACTCATCTGTGTGGTCAGGGCCCATGGAagcgggggaggggacagagacaaAAATCTATGAGAAGAGCAGacacaaataatttttctctgcCTGTGGTTGCTCTTCCTTCTGTAGCCCATCGCCATGTGTCTAGCCCTCTTTCAATACAGACCAAGACAGACATatcacagacagacacacaggagagaagagacagaggtGTCCACAGAGGGAAATCCACAGAGACGCCGAGGTGGCCCTAGGACAGAGCGGCTGCGTAGTGCCTCACCCCCGTCCCCAGGCAGTGGCAGTCCACGGAGCAGACACATGAGGGCAGTGGCCCAGCGCTGGGCCTCAGCGCGGTTCTCCTCGTAGGTGGCTGCCCCGTCGGCCCGAAAGGTGCGGGCGGCTCTGCGGCGGCCCCCGCGCCGGCCCTGCGGGTAGGTGTAGATGCAGAAGTAGGCTGCCGAGTCGGAGGGGTTGCGGCTCC
Encoded proteins:
- the SPHK2 gene encoding LOW QUALITY PROTEIN: sphingosine kinase 2 (The sequence of the model RefSeq protein was modified relative to this genomic sequence to represent the inferred CDS: deleted 1 base in 1 codon), whose product is MNGHLEAEEQQDQRPDQELTCSWGHRPRSALDRAEAMAPPPPPPLAASTPLLHGEFGSYPARGSRLALTLTPQALHIQRLRPKPEARPRGGLVPLAEVSGCCTLRSRNPSDSAAYFCIYTYPQGRRGGRRRAARTFRADGAATYEENRAEAQRWATALMCLLRGLPLPGDGEITLELLPRPPRLLLLVNPYGGRGLAWQWCKNHVLPMISEAGLSFNLIQTERQNHARELVQGLSLSEWDGIVTVSGDGLLFEVLNGLLDRPDWEEAVKTPVGILPCGSGNALAGAVNQHGGFEPALGVDLLLNCSLLLCRGGSRPLDLLSVTLASGSRCFSFLSVAWGFVSDVDIQSERFRALGSARFTLGTVLGLATLHTYRGRLSYLPAAVEPASPTPAHGLPRAKSELTLAPAPAPAPPVTHSPLHRSVSDLPLPLPQPALTSPGSPEPLPILSLNGGGPELVGDWGGAGDAPLSPDPLLPSPPSSPKALLSPITEGVPEMPASSGLPPPTPDALGDIATGGPPDHLLPPLGAPLPPGWVTLEGDFVLMLAISPSHLGADLVAAPHARFDDGLVHLCWVRGGISRAALLRLFLAMERGSHFSLGCPQLGYAAARAFRLEPLTPRGVLTVDGEQVEYGPLQAQVHPGLGTLLTGPPGRPGQEP